ATTTCACTGTCTTCACCGCTATTgtcatcatttgtgtgttgACAACACATTTCTGCCACCTCAGCAGCTGAAAAACGCACTTGAGGATGCCTACGATCTGACATGTTCATTCAGTGTGCAGCCGCGAAATGAGCCAAACGCGATTCACCTGGCGATTCACGCGAACCTTTCTAGGGCGGGACGATCACAAGATGTAAAATGACATAACTCAGCCAATAGGCTATCAAAACGAACTCAACTACTTGACAGTGATTGGCTAGGTGTTGACAACATATCTACATAGTTTTTTTAATCGGTGAGGTTAAATGCGTGATTCAAACACGGCGAAGACGTCATGGTTCGATATCGAACCAAATTTACATGGGCCGTCAACAAAGGGTTAATCTTCTGTCAGCTGACCTTGGACGCCATGGAACGGGTCCAGTTTATCGTAGGCTATCGGGGAAGTACAGAAGAGTTTCCTTGAAAACCACACAGGTACAGTAACCCTGAACATCTGGTAATAAAAACGAATGTAAATTGCATTGCTCCATGATggattttatatataataatttttaaaaaagtgattgaAGACATTGACCTTTGacataacatatattttcaaCCTCAGAATTACACAAGGGACAATAAGACCCAGGGAATAATGGAGAAGAGTCAGTGGGATCTGAAAAAAATACGTTTTCAGAGAAGACGACTGACCAGACTGGACGATTTTGTCCATACGTACAAGACCACCCTGAAGGCCCTTCTAAGGGAATACACTGACTCCAAAAGGAGGAAACAGAAGGTAAAAAgttcaaactattttttacataaTACTTGTAAGTTATACTTTTGTGAGTCTGCATGAGTCCATTTCAGACAACCAAAACCATAACAGCGTATGTTGACTTTGATGGTTTCATTATCTTAAAGATACTGTAAGTATTTCACAGTGAAAATCTATTTGTTTAAAAATTAATTGTTATGTAATGACGTGGAACAATGCAGTATAGTGAAAGATGCAGGGGTACAGTTGCTGAACAATGAACTGTAATGTGCTTTGTTAATACTGTTTTTGATTCACTGTAGAGACATCAGGTGGATGTTGAGCGGTGGAAGCAGAGGAAGCACAGGAGAAGAGGAGTGTATGTGTCCCCAATGGCCAAGCCCTTTGTTTTTCAACAGCGCAAGACAAAGGTATATGTTTTTGAGCATGTTTTTTAAGCATCAGTGTAGAGGATACTCTATCACAGGTGATGTTATGTACAACATTATAAATATGTAGAATCTCAATTGACGTGTCCAAAAAAATTCTGTAATGTGAACTCAtcagcattttatttactgcaaGTATTTCTGTTCTGTTACTATTCTGTAAAAATAGTATTCACAATGTCGGTGCTAAATAACGatactgtgaaataaaaaaggaaacactgaaTGTTAGACaagaaaccaaaagaaaactacacccacccacccacaacAGTAACATTGTATGATCCTCAGGTCACTGagctgtggaaaaaaagggaCACAGAAGTGGTGGTTTCTGTGGTCCCCTCTCAAGACAAAGGGCACAACATCGTCATTCACCACAGTGAATTGAGAACCCTTAGACCTCACAAGTGGCTTGTAGGCGAGGTAAGTAATCCTAATAATTTAACAGAACCACTGATTGTGAAACCGAATCAGAAGACTTGTAATTATCTTCAATACACCTTAAACTATTACCCCTCTCAGGGTTTCCCACAGCGCTTTcctgttaaggcggccgccttaacaacACGGGGTTGCCGCCTTGACTAACGTCacgtctccagaaaaaaaaaaaaaatgatatagatataggcctatagcgatattcgccgttttactctttcatgttttctacctttcattccaaaccgtgactgacagtctatcttctctgcagaacgcatttaaaaataaaaaacaaaaaacaaataaaagaaacgttttaaaatgtggggctaTGCCTCCAAATATGCCTCTGAATCGCGTGATGCGTCCGAACAGCGGCATCTAGTGGTATATGTCATTGTGCTATCATCGTTCGACCAACATccttcaaaaccagcatttttcgGAAAGACTACTATTTGGATAGCTGACAACCTGTCGTATCAAGgtaagattattattgaattctaTACTAGTCTAATAATAGTCTGTCAACTGTTCACTAGTAGGCTACCTGGATAAGcgtaatgttttcttatcaaggCTAATTGTGTTTAACGTTTACACGTGGCTATATTATTATAGCCTAGCCTGCCTTTGACATTTGCACGTAATTTTCTCTCGCAATGTTCACAGCCAAATGGATCGAAAAACTCAGCCCAAAATCGCCGGCTTCTTCATGCGACGTAGCCGGCCGACTTCACCCTCCGCAtcgtctcccccccccccccaccaccagcaCCTCCATCGCCGGATCCCCGGCAACccaacaaacacagaggcagtGGGTGGAACCCGGAGTGGGCTATGGATCCTAAATATGCAGGTTGGCTTTACCACACAGAACACGGTGAGTagagcattatttattttatgttatatgtgaaAAGTGTAGACTAAGCTATATTAAGTGAGTTATTGTATTATTCCTAGGAATGTTTTGTAGAATCTGCAGGATGCACCGACAAAAGGCATCTCGTGGCCCCTCTCAAAGGCCTTTCATAGAGCTACCTTGTACCAACTACAGGCGCGATGCCTTGGACCAGCACTTGGGCTCAACGAATCATATTTCATGTGTGGGCTTTACAGCCCAATCAAGCCCAAGTTAGTATTTCTGAGTGGTtcaggaataataataataacttttttttaaaaatggtgattaaattatgtttattacatttgaattaacaGTGACAGCTGAATGTTTGTGTATTAGGTCTGCCCATCAATGAGGCATTTCAGCCCATTTTGAATTTGGAGCATGAGGCCATAATTGGTGGCTTTAAATGTCTATACTGGCTGGTAAAACATGAAATTGCGCACCATACAAATTACCCGGCATTGCTGGATCTGGCAGACCTCCTAGGCTGCGAATATTTTGCCAAACTgaaggtaaaaaaatatttcattacagtgtacatttgctgtCATGGGTTTCTAGTAGAATTAACTATAATTTAAGGATATATTATTTTCCTAGATTGATCAGAGGACAAACTACAGGTCCCACAGGATTGTGGATGAAATGCTACAGATTCTGGGTGAAGTGGTTGAGGAGCCCATTTTAGAGGCCATTAAATCATCAAAGGCTATTGGCCTGGAAATTGATGAGTCCACAGACATCTCTGTGACAAAACAGTTAGATCTCCATGTCAGGTACAGTAGTGgtcttcttcttatttttttttaaatgggtcaTGATGAGGTCTTCCTGAATGTGTAACAAAACCAAGTAAGGctaattgtttttgtaaatactcCAGGTACACAGACAAGGAAGGACGGATGTTCTGTCAATTCCTGGATCTTGTATCTATTCCAGATGGCACAGCTATAACTATAGCTGAAGCTGTGAAGGAGGTCATCATAAGAAAAGAAATACCTCAGGACCGCATCTTTGGCCTTGGCACAGATGGAGCCGCAGTGATGACCGGTAAAGTATAGGAAAAAGGACGGTTAAGTTAATGTCGAAACGAATAGGTTGCCTTGATctaaaacctttttgttttacttttattttaggaaGAAGGAACGGCACAGCAAAATTGCTGACTGACTCCTGGCCAGGATTAGTGTCAGTGCACTGTGCTGCTCATCGCCTTGCACTAGCATGTAAAGATGCAGCAGATGGAGTGCCATATATGAAAATATTCAGAAAGCACCTACAAGACCTGCACCTTTATTTTAGGAATAGTGCAAACCGCACCAGCGCTCTAAAAGCAGCTGCAAGTGTGCTTGGAGTAGAAGACCTGAAAGTCACAGTAAGTGAAAACATGAAGTGTTTGAAGTGAAGTGCATCAAATTCCTTAGATaaataatattgaattaaattaattgCTCTATCCCCCACCCCAGGAGGTTAAGGACACTAGGTGGCTATCACAAGAGAAGGCCATTTCAAATCTTCAAAGAAATCTACCTGCAGTGCTTGCTACACTAGCTGCAACTTACAGATTCGTTGCAGCTGTCCACCTGCAATCGGACATCCTGCCCTACCTGGCGCAGCTTTCAAAATTGTTCCAGAAGGAAGATACAATTTCATGGCAATCAAGAACCATGTAAGTTGTGATGTCACATTGATCTTTATTTAATGCATGTCAGTTTTCCtttgcaaatgtaaaataatgtttaatttgcATGTCTATAATAGGTTCCTGTTACCATTGAGACATTGAGAATAATTAAAGCAGCAGGTGAACGGCAACCCGAGGGCTCCTTTCTAGCTCAGGTTGAAGAGAAGGTGGCCAATCTGAACATCagtgcagaagaagacagggtGAGGCGTGGGACAGCTCTTCCCACCGACACCTTATGGGCACGTTTTCAGACACAAGTAAGCAAGCTTAAGAatgaataaacaataataacgAGCCTGAAATATTAGGGCCTAAATTTGAATTTTCTCTTACATCTAATGTTAATAGGTCATGGAGCCTTACATTGACGGACTCATTGAGCACCTGGAGCTGAGGTTCCAGCAGCTTGGGATTCTTGGTGCCTTTAGTTCCCTGGGACCATAAGGACCACAAGCTGATGAGAGTCGTGCCATCTCAGATCTACAACTGCTGGCCAAGCAGTTCCCTCCCATCAGTGAGATGGCACTTCTCCAAGAGTGGCAGAGCTACAAAGTCCTAATAACAACCGGAATACTGAAAGTGAGTGATAGTCATTAACACAACTTAAGTTGTTTATGCGAGTTCATGCATCTGTCATTGACCAATGTTCTCATCCATCAGGACAAGTCCCAGCTGGAGATCATGACAGCAATGGCATCTGGGTATGATGAGCTCCATCTACTCTACCCAAACCTGTCCCTCCTCTCTGCAATCGCCCTAACAATACCAGTCTCCAGTGTGAATTGTGAGAGGGATTTCTCGGCGATGAATAGGGTAAGTCCATTATCATCTCTCAATCTTAGATTCTATcaaaattgtaaatattatacaaaagtataaaataatctAAACTTCAGTTAATTCACTGTCTATAGATCAAGACAGACCTAAGAAACAGGCTGCAGGGCAACAGTCTGACAGCCTGCATGAAAATGAGCATCAATGGTCCGCAGGTGAAAGACCTACAGTACAGCAGGGCCCTTGAGATTTTTTTCAGCAAACCAAGGAGGATTGCTTGTAGTGATGCCACTTGTCAGCTCTGCCATTAGTGACCTTGTTGAATAATTGATGTTTTGCAGTTCTAATAGCAAAATCATCATGTTTAACCctttaattataattttaaaagctaaagattttttatttattgtaagagATAagatattgtattattttgttgtttaatgtttaataaatagtTGTTCTCAAAGTTGTAATCAAAGTCTGCACTTTATTCCCCTCGGTGATGTGCTTGCGACGCAACggtgaaaccccccccccccggagatGAGTACATTTGTATGTCTGTATACACAGAGGAAGGAATGAGTGGCCGTTTCTCTTCTCTCAGAAATGCCTATTCTCACACTTTGGCATCCTGACGGACGTCGATGTCCTTCAACAACTAGCAGGAGGTAATTAGTCGACGAGGACAGGCCATCCTGGATTACTGTGCAACACTGGACAACCCCAAGATCTGCGATGTTCTGGCCCGCTATGATCCAGACTCTGACAAGGCTGCCTGCATCCTGCTGCTCCTAATGTCGTACTTCAAAGAGCGAAGGAGAATTTGAAGCTTAAAGTTGATGTAagattttttattcaaatatttaaaatgcaaaatgagtGATTACATTAGACCCCATTTGTTACCTTGTATGATTTACCTCTGACCAATGAACAATATTTATCCTTTAACGTTAAATCTATGCTATTGTGTGTTACTATGTTACAGCCATGTGCAACTGCTGTGGACGTGAATACTGCAGAACTCCCCAGCACCCCCTGTTTGATCATTCAAGGTAATGTTACTTGGACCTTGTATCGACATTTCTAACtcagtattttgttttgattctAGGAATCTACATGaccacaataaataataataatgattacatTTGTATAGCACTTTATATCTGAAACAGATCTCAAAGTGCAAATAACACATGATGTGGTATCTGTTCATTTCAGGTGACATGATGAAGCCCTCTGGATGGCTTATATCCATCGAGGGACATGTCGTAATGGGCCCACACCCTTTGTTTTTACACGGAGTAGCTGCTTTCTTCAGCAGCTATTACGTCTTCAACATTGAGTATCCTGCCACTGGATCGTCAACGCTGGAGTTCATTCAAAGGTATTGTATAAAGATCACATTTAATCTTGTAATTCACATTTTAGTATAGGCTTCCAACTCAATGATTGTCTTGAGGTCTAAAATGCTGACAAAGGAGGTACCTGAGGCTAGCCTGTTGAGACCATCCTGATCTTGCGAACTCATATTCTATTTCGCTCTGCAGATCAGTCTGGGTATCTACACATGTTACGCTGACTATGGTCCAACAAATACCTACcggtgtgttgtttttatacaaattcGCCAACACCGCGAGATtagcagaggagaaaaaaatctgcgcaaatgtttacttcctgttactACTGGACTCTACATTCGCGAGATGGACataatatcattattttcaGTAGGCCTACATCAGAGACAAGGATACAAAGAACATTATAGTTAAGTGCACTTTGTGTGCGAAACCAAAAGATCGTAATCTAACGAAACATCTAGCGCGGTGCCACGCTAACATTAAGCTAGTAACTAAAAGAAAGCAAACCGAGGATGAGAGCGGAGAAAAAACTTTTTGATGAAGCATAAACTATGTGTCATTATGCTATGCTCTCTGTGAATAAAAGATAAAGggatagaaatgtaaaaagggTTGTGCATCTTGTCATGTCTTTAGGTGTTAGGTTACAATATACAGTAGTAGGCTCTAGCTCTATTGATTTCAATATGAATTTGCCTAAAGTTACAGTATATCCATCACAATATATATTGCGCCATGAGCCATAACTGGGGCCATTATATTGTACTGTTGTTAGCCTTAAGCCTAGCTCAGTCATTATGCCATACCACATCACCTCCTACTGGATGTCTTAATGAGATGCATTGAACGCAATAAGATCTATTCCATATTTCCAGTTATTTTGAtgaaagtaatgcaaaagtagtgtaatgcCTTACAATTCAAAGACAGTAATATTGTAATGTAACAAATTACTTTGAatgacagtaataagtaataaataatgcattacgTATttgaagtaacttgcccaacactgccTGCAATACATAAGTCtatttaaaactgaaactatCTTTGCTTATTAACAGGTGCTTCTTGGGCATCAATCCTGAAAGAGGCTCAAAAACAAAGAAGCGGACAACAATGAACCCTCATGTGAGCACCCTTTTGAGGAAACTTATAGACTTTGAGTGGGCATCATAGATTTTTTGCAGCAGCAGTTGTCATGCTCAGTTTTGAGCagtttttgtacttttcttaAGACAACTTTTGCACTACAATATGTTTGCACAACGCTGTTACGTTTTGGCATTCATGTTGAATAACCtttctttgtaaataaatatgccATTGGGCTAACATTGACTTTACCTTGTGTGTTGGTTGGTTTTAATTGTACAATGATTGTAAATGATTGTAAAGTAATTTAGTGTGCATTGCATGCACAGTAAATTACTGGCCAATTCCACTGACTTCCACAGTATACATTGTAAATTCACAGTAAATTACTGTCAACTTGTGCATTACTTTCACAGTAGACACTGTAAAAGTACAGGGCCTTGTTGTAATGATGTAGAGCAAAAGGTTGTAATTCCCCAGTAATGTActgtaatatcacagtaattaCTTTGTCATTGAAGCTGTGAAGTTACAGTATACAGTTGTGCTTTTACAACAATGCATTGTAATATCACAGATGTGAAATCACAGCAAATTGCTGTGAGTACATTTCACAGTATATTGCTGTAATCCTTACTGTGAAAGTCATGCAAAACTTATCCAATTATTTATTGTGAATTCACAGCGAAAATTTTTACAGTGTAGAGTTGAGCCCTCACACGCTGATACAGAAGTTCATTGAAAAGTGACATTATGTGACACTCCCACTTATGCAGACTGGAACTATTCACGTTTGCTCCcattataatgtattatgttGCTCTACCTTGGTCTGTAACTTTGGTCTGACTAGCTGTAGCCTAGCATAGATCATCTAATCTGATTCAATGTTCTAAAACTGATAGGTCCGGTTCTTGATCATGATTGGCTGAATTGCGTTCGATGCCGGTGTAAAACCCATCACAAACATACACCTTGACCGCTTTTGGTTCAATAGTAATGTGCTAACACAAAGTGAGTTTAGCTGCGCTTTGATGTTGCATGGCAGCCATTCTGATACAGGAAATATATTTCTTGGCGGAAGAATGATTAGATATGAATACATCGTTACATTTTTCGTTGCTGTGCCATTTCATGAAATCTTGCCGAATAGACGTAGTTACAGTTTTAGAAAAGCAATAAACCACTCGAGTCCGTCGTTTGCACTGATTTCAGAACAGATAAGGGGGGTTTTAGGCACTCCGCTTGCGCGTTGTAAAATCAGTGCAAACGACGGCTTTCGGGGCTTATTGCTTAAATCTATGCTTGGCTGGAGCCAAAAATGCTACCGTCAGACTCAGAATGGCTGGATGAACAGGAGAAGGATAAATCTCAATTACTTAACTCGAGGGAAAGTGGAAAATTGGTGTAATTCCCCAAATGGTGACGTATCCCTTTAATTCTACCCTAACATAAAGTGGACAAACTATTTAAAGGAGCTAGGTGGAATTCTGTATTGTCTTGTATGCTGccacataataatacaataagcATTTCAACTCTGTtgtgaacacacatttttatatgcCATACATTACTACATTATTGTTGTCTTCTAAACAGGATGCACCTGGAGGAGTTCAGCTGGCCACTGCGGGGGCTGCAGCTTCGGTGTGGTTGCCAGCAGAGATGTATAAAAACATCCCTGTCCAAGACCAGAGGTGGATTTCAAACGCCATCTTCCACTCTGGCAAACTGCGGCAAGACCTGAAGCTGTGGTACGAGCCCCCTGCCCCAGCCCTCATCTACCACCAGACACCGACACCAGACCGCTTCTTAAACCACAGGCTGATGGTGTGGATGCCCTACCACCTGTGGAAGGTGAGGGTAACCTGCCCTGAGTGTGGGAAGCAGCTGACGGGGTACGGTGTCCACGAGAGGGCTCGGAAGGTCCTGGACATCGACAGGTATTACCTGATGGTGACAGAGACACTCGGGTGCACTGTGTGTTCTGTGAACTACCTGTCCACCTCCGAGACTGTCCGGAATCAGCTGGACCTGCCGCACCAGAAAATGTTCCGGATGATCCTGACCCGCCAGTGAGTAAATGGAACTCTGCTGTCACATTCAACTGTTGTTTCGCCGGCTGCGTATGATAGCCTTTACATGACTGTAATGACCCTCCCTTTAATGCGTAACTAATTGGAGCTACATGTTCATTTCAGGTACGCCCGTGACATCCGTGTCATTCGCCTGCTGCGTGACCGGACTCTCGGGAACAGTCCAGCACGTCTGGTGAAGCAGCTGAAGGAGAACCATGGGGAGGAATGGCTGAACAGGTTGGCACACTATCTTGGGGAGTGTGCTGAGTTTGTTGGCCGGCCAAGCCTCTTCCCAGTGGTGTGCCAGGATCCCCCAGAGCCCATTGATGTGCCCACCAGTCGCTGGCTGCTGACGGTCTATGGCAGGGACATCCTCTCTCGCCTGGACCATATTAAAGCCAGCATCACATCAACGTTTGGCTCCATCTTAAAGATGGACTCAACCAAacaggtaataataatacatgtgtaCAGTGTAGTTAATCTATATACTCTTGCTCCTGTAGATAGTTCaaattttacagatttttttaacaTCGCTATTGTGAAATTCCAGATCACAAAGAAGCTGGCTGGCCATGCCAAGGGGACTGGTCTCTGGGTCACCTCCATTGGGAACGAGGTTGGCCAGATCGTGACCAGTGTGGTGACAGTGCAGGAGGGGCCAGGACTGGACAGGATGGTGGCAGGAGTG
The Eleginops maclovinus isolate JMC-PN-2008 ecotype Puerto Natales chromosome 24, JC_Emac_rtc_rv5, whole genome shotgun sequence DNA segment above includes these coding regions:
- the LOC134861182 gene encoding uncharacterized protein LOC134861182, whose amino-acid sequence is MYKNIPVQDQRWISNAIFHSGKLRQDLKLWYEPPAPALIYHQTPTPDRFLNHRLMVWMPYHLWKVRVTCPECGKQLTGYGVHERARKVLDIDRYYLMVTETLGCTVCSVNYLSTSETVRNQLDLPHQKMFRMILTRQYARDIRVIRLLRDRTLGNSPARLVKQLKENHGEEWLNRLAHYLGECAEFVGRPSLFPVVCQDPPEPIDVPTSRWLLTVYGRDILSRLDHIKASITSTFGSILKMDSTKQITKKLAGHAKGTGLWVTSIGNEVGQIVTSVVTVQEGPGLDRMVAGVMERYRLAAVAPPLLLYVDCNCCISEGSTTLQNRFGEWPDLQIRLDIWHFMRRLAVGCTTDAHPLYPTFMSCLSACIFEWDAGDLSLLHQAKREQLRQEGVPAITDAAVDAGISKRELSQYCRRRTRGVEATISLIGRLLQQLGGTNGNDLMGVPLLDQVRMEHIWRVQQRHVSCIQDLPGVQLYTETGTIRKGGVVLTSYRCARGSTSLESFHCHLNRFIPGWCLPYVYKQSL